The proteins below are encoded in one region of Reichenbachiella sp. 5M10:
- a CDS encoding YebC/PmpR family DNA-binding transcriptional regulator: MGRAFEFRKARKLKRWGQMAKTFTRIGKDIVIAVKEGGPDPDTNSRLRAVMQNAKAANMPKENVERAIKRATDKDQGDYKETLFEGYGAHGIAVLVETATDNNNRTVANIRSYFNKCNGNLGTQGSVEFMFDHTCNFRLKSEGLDAEELELELIDFGAEEVFEDEDGMMVYGGFSDFGALQKYFEEHNIEILSSGFERIPQTTKELSEEQQEDVNKLLEKLEEDDDVQNVYHTMA, translated from the coding sequence ATGGGAAGAGCATTTGAATTTAGAAAAGCTAGAAAACTAAAAAGATGGGGCCAAATGGCCAAAACCTTTACCCGTATAGGTAAAGATATTGTGATAGCTGTCAAAGAAGGTGGACCTGATCCCGACACCAATTCTAGGTTGCGAGCGGTGATGCAAAATGCCAAAGCAGCTAATATGCCTAAGGAAAATGTGGAGCGTGCCATCAAGCGTGCCACAGACAAAGATCAAGGAGATTATAAGGAGACGCTTTTTGAGGGCTATGGTGCACACGGGATTGCGGTACTGGTAGAAACTGCTACGGACAACAATAACCGTACGGTAGCTAATATTCGTAGTTATTTCAACAAGTGCAATGGGAACCTAGGGACTCAGGGGTCTGTGGAGTTTATGTTTGATCATACTTGTAATTTTCGGTTGAAAAGTGAAGGGCTAGATGCGGAGGAACTAGAGTTAGAGTTGATAGACTTTGGTGCTGAGGAGGTTTTTGAAGACGAAGACGGCATGATGGTATATGGTGGTTTTTCTGATTTTGGAGCGTTGCAAAAGTATTTCGAAGAGCACAATATTGAGATTCTTTCTTCTGGTTTTGAGCGTATACCACAGACTACCAAGGAGCTCAGTGAAGAGCAACAAGAAGACGTGAACAAGCTCTTGGAAAAATTGGAAGAAGACGATGATGTCCAAAACGTCTACCACACGATGGCGTGA
- a CDS encoding TerB family tellurite resistance protein, protein MTQKYIKELIDGIATAKQKRKTDALSAYETGMELMFNSKPKYDSLKEEFGEGEPEFRVLANDLATEVLQCGIDYFKAAQRSTGFTGENALEILRSANELALDIQIKSRIEDNIQGVKDWVENQTLQESQNRIYNFPSIALKTAFSFMTCDGHIDENEIALIRKVASESELFGHINVDQELEFLIEVINQMGMGFLKDYFKVLKNANISEEQELILVQIAMDTLNADAKVDYNEVKFFRIFRTLLTVSDDQIRAKVPSINDEFLETDIFSKSYLDQLFDDYFEHASIPEFSKMSLRDRSKYVKPKL, encoded by the coding sequence ATGACTCAAAAATATATCAAAGAATTGATTGATGGGATTGCGACAGCCAAGCAAAAAAGGAAGACAGATGCCCTTTCTGCCTATGAAACGGGGATGGAGTTGATGTTCAATTCCAAACCAAAATATGATTCTTTGAAAGAAGAATTTGGAGAGGGCGAGCCCGAATTTCGTGTCTTAGCCAATGACTTGGCTACTGAGGTGCTGCAGTGTGGGATTGACTACTTCAAAGCCGCACAGAGGAGTACGGGGTTTACGGGAGAAAATGCATTGGAAATCCTACGTAGTGCCAACGAACTGGCTCTCGATATCCAAATCAAATCTCGTATTGAGGACAACATCCAAGGGGTCAAAGATTGGGTAGAGAATCAGACGTTACAAGAGAGTCAAAATCGTATTTACAATTTTCCGTCGATAGCTCTCAAGACAGCCTTTTCTTTCATGACCTGTGATGGGCATATTGATGAAAATGAAATTGCTTTGATCCGAAAAGTCGCTAGTGAGAGTGAACTATTTGGTCATATCAATGTGGATCAAGAACTGGAGTTTTTGATCGAAGTGATCAATCAGATGGGGATGGGGTTTTTGAAGGATTACTTCAAAGTACTGAAAAATGCCAACATCAGCGAAGAACAGGAGCTCATCCTCGTGCAGATCGCAATGGATACGCTCAATGCGGATGCCAAAGTAGACTACAATGAGGTGAAGTTTTTTAGGATATTTCGTACGCTTCTCACCGTGAGTGATGACCAGATACGCGCGAAGGTTCCGAGTATCAATGACGAATTTTTAGAGACGGATATATTTTCCAAGTCGTATTTGGATCAGTTGTTTGATGATTATTTTGAACATGCGAGTATTCCGGAATTCTCTAAAATGAGCTTGCGTGATAGATCAAAATACGTGAAACCGAAACTTTAA
- a CDS encoding glutamine synthetase family protein yields the protein MEQDIIEAVKKHPGNKIKFAIIDVDGILRGKYIHKDKFFDNIADHFGFCDVTYGWDSADQLYDESSITGWETGFPDGKATIDLSSFRQVPWDDDVPFFLADYSAGSPSAPVCPRSLLKSIVAEAENLGYFAEYAMEYEWFNFHINPTEAGYQSPTKPQPIFEGMYGYSITRLAQGSHYFNDIFDLCEAFDIKLEGLHTETGPGVFEAAIRKDSILRAADKGALFKTAIKEIANPYDITPSFMAKWNQKLPGCSGHMHQSLKDAEGNNLFFDTKAKNNMSPLMESFLAGQLHCLPVLVPMFAPTVNSYKRLVEGAWAPTTITWGIDNRTTALRILNDKENTTRIEHRVAGADVNPYLCMAAGLASGLYGIKNNMKLTTAATTGNAYANKRIKRLPTNLHEATQTMKRSKIAKDLLGESFVQHYCMTREHEWNQYLNTVSDWELKRYFEII from the coding sequence ATGGAGCAGGATATCATAGAAGCCGTAAAAAAACATCCTGGCAATAAAATCAAATTTGCCATCATCGATGTAGATGGGATTCTACGAGGCAAGTATATTCATAAGGACAAGTTTTTTGACAATATCGCCGATCACTTTGGATTTTGTGACGTCACTTATGGGTGGGACAGTGCTGATCAACTCTACGACGAATCCAGTATCACGGGATGGGAAACGGGCTTTCCAGATGGCAAAGCTACCATCGATCTATCGTCATTTCGGCAAGTACCCTGGGACGATGACGTCCCTTTCTTCTTAGCCGACTACTCTGCCGGTTCTCCCTCTGCCCCAGTATGCCCTCGCAGTTTGCTCAAAAGTATCGTAGCAGAGGCCGAAAACCTCGGATACTTTGCAGAGTACGCCATGGAATATGAGTGGTTCAATTTTCACATCAACCCTACCGAGGCAGGCTATCAAAGCCCTACCAAACCCCAACCGATCTTTGAGGGCATGTATGGTTATTCCATCACTCGGTTGGCTCAGGGGAGTCACTACTTCAATGACATTTTTGATTTATGTGAAGCCTTCGACATCAAGCTCGAAGGGCTGCACACAGAGACAGGCCCTGGCGTGTTCGAGGCAGCCATCCGCAAAGACAGCATCCTTCGTGCCGCAGACAAAGGAGCACTCTTCAAAACTGCCATCAAAGAAATCGCCAATCCCTACGATATCACACCGAGCTTCATGGCCAAATGGAACCAAAAACTCCCAGGCTGCTCTGGACACATGCACCAAAGTCTCAAAGATGCCGAGGGCAACAACTTGTTTTTTGACACAAAAGCAAAAAACAACATGAGCCCGCTGATGGAAAGCTTCCTCGCTGGACAACTCCACTGTCTACCCGTACTCGTACCGATGTTTGCTCCGACCGTCAACAGCTACAAACGGCTAGTCGAAGGAGCATGGGCTCCTACCACCATCACCTGGGGGATCGACAACCGAACCACTGCCCTGCGGATCCTCAACGACAAAGAGAACACAACGCGAATAGAACACCGTGTCGCTGGAGCAGATGTCAATCCCTACCTTTGCATGGCAGCTGGACTTGCTTCTGGGCTCTACGGGATCAAAAACAACATGAAACTAACTACGGCTGCTACGACAGGCAATGCCTACGCCAACAAACGCATCAAGAGGTTGCCAACCAACCTTCACGAAGCGACTCAAACCATGAAACGCTCCAAAATCGCCAAGGACCTCTTAGGAGAATCCTTCGTGCAGCACTACTGCATGACACGTGAGCACGAGTGGAACCAATACCTCAACACCGTTTCCGATTGGGAACTAAAAAGATATTTTGAAATCATCTAA
- a CDS encoding HAD-IIA family hydrolase, whose protein sequence is MEIKDFKHVVRNYDAVFFDAFGVLKNSSGMIPHIEKTFEYLIQNHIEFYILTNDASRGPKSLAQSYIDAGFTMINEEKIISSGMLAREYLRTKVKDGKVAYLGTKQSAHYLEETGLKALSIADLDLNNIADVNALVFLDDEGFDWRTDLNKLVNLLRLRNIPVMVANTDRSYPVSDRMVAIAVGSIADMVEKITGRKFIKFGKPDSSMFIFAYEHTRMIKEIPKERILMVGDTLFTDIIGGNKFGIDTALVLTGNTLAENYQDRIKAMGIIPDHVCHSAVVY, encoded by the coding sequence ATGGAGATTAAAGATTTCAAACATGTCGTAAGAAACTATGACGCAGTGTTTTTTGATGCCTTCGGAGTACTCAAAAATTCTAGTGGGATGATCCCACACATCGAGAAGACCTTTGAGTACCTCATCCAAAATCACATCGAATTTTATATCCTCACCAATGATGCCTCTAGAGGTCCAAAATCTTTAGCTCAAAGCTACATAGATGCGGGGTTCACCATGATCAACGAAGAAAAAATCATCTCCTCAGGCATGCTGGCTCGAGAATACCTCCGCACCAAAGTCAAAGATGGAAAAGTCGCCTACCTCGGCACCAAACAATCCGCCCACTATCTCGAAGAGACAGGCCTCAAAGCTCTATCCATCGCGGATCTAGACCTCAACAATATCGCAGATGTCAATGCCCTGGTCTTCTTGGATGACGAAGGGTTTGATTGGCGTACGGACCTCAACAAACTAGTCAACCTCCTCCGTCTGCGCAACATCCCCGTCATGGTAGCCAATACCGATCGATCCTACCCCGTGTCGGATCGCATGGTTGCCATCGCCGTAGGAAGCATCGCAGACATGGTCGAAAAAATCACCGGTCGAAAATTCATCAAATTTGGCAAACCTGATTCCAGCATGTTCATCTTTGCCTACGAGCACACTCGCATGATCAAAGAAATCCCCAAAGAGCGTATCCTTATGGTCGGAGACACTTTGTTTACAGACATCATCGGAGGCAATAAATTCGGGATCGATACCGCTTTGGTCCTGACAGGCAACACCTTAGCAGAAAACTATCAAGACCGTATCAAAGCCATGGGAATTATTCCTGATCACGTGTGCCATTCAGCTGTGGTTTATTGA
- a CDS encoding ATP-binding protein, with translation MPLNISTFTFLFHGSIPVVWVPHSTAVLESLSAGLLALVPQIPEIPFEYEQTSGGQSDLLFTILGLLTCLGFYIFMKMLGKQVGKQKYVLEKRANTSRSELIEQKERYQKQSEELQKANEEIQIKNSAIEEAFAHLSNSYAKMADLNREKDGLMRVVAHDLRTPLNNIEGLIQLVSMDDNLNDDQKDYISKIRGVVKHGNEMIRDLLDISHSKDFKPNLKITTFTMLDFLSSWKINFENSLLTKKQTLRISGSYKTLTLQSDMGLLSRVLDNLMSNAMKFSESGKSIYLNITPVEDKARITLRDEGPGISPSDQQKMFKPFTRLSARPTNGEPSNGLGLSIIKSLTEQLGGTITVHSTLGEGTTFEVTIPLLAPQ, from the coding sequence ATGCCTTTGAACATCTCGACTTTCACATTTCTCTTCCATGGGTCTATACCAGTGGTTTGGGTTCCTCATTCCACAGCGGTTCTCGAATCCCTTAGTGCAGGGCTCTTGGCGTTGGTTCCTCAGATTCCTGAGATTCCATTCGAGTACGAGCAGACCTCTGGGGGTCAGAGCGATTTGCTATTCACCATCTTGGGACTACTGACTTGCCTGGGGTTTTACATTTTCATGAAAATGCTCGGAAAACAAGTCGGCAAGCAAAAATACGTCCTCGAAAAACGCGCCAACACGAGCCGATCTGAGCTCATAGAACAAAAAGAAAGGTATCAAAAACAATCTGAAGAGCTCCAAAAAGCCAACGAGGAAATTCAAATCAAAAACTCAGCAATCGAAGAAGCTTTTGCTCACCTGAGCAACTCCTACGCCAAGATGGCTGACCTCAACCGGGAGAAAGACGGACTAATGCGCGTCGTAGCGCATGACCTCCGTACTCCACTCAACAACATCGAAGGACTCATCCAACTCGTCTCCATGGACGACAACTTAAACGATGATCAAAAAGACTACATCTCCAAAATTCGTGGAGTAGTCAAACACGGCAATGAAATGATTCGTGATTTGCTAGATATCTCACATTCCAAAGACTTCAAACCCAATCTCAAAATCACTACCTTCACGATGCTGGACTTCCTATCGAGTTGGAAGATCAATTTTGAGAACTCTCTTCTCACCAAGAAACAGACCCTACGAATCAGTGGAAGCTACAAGACACTGACTCTCCAATCGGACATGGGCTTGCTCTCTCGGGTCCTTGACAATCTCATGTCCAATGCCATGAAGTTTTCAGAAAGTGGCAAAAGTATCTATCTCAACATCACACCGGTAGAAGACAAGGCCCGCATCACTCTCAGAGATGAAGGCCCTGGCATCAGTCCCTCCGATCAGCAAAAAATGTTCAAGCCCTTTACCAGACTCAGTGCTCGCCCCACCAACGGCGAACCATCCAATGGTCTCGGACTCTCCATCATCAAAAGCCTCACCGAACAACTCGGAGGCACCATCACCGTCCATAGTACTCTCGGCGAAGGCACAACCTTTGAAGTGACCATTCCTCTGCTCGCCCCGCAGTAA